The stretch of DNA CTCTACGTGGTGGACCGGGCCACGGGCAAGTCGACGGAGGTGAAGACGGGCCCCGGCGTCATCGACCCGCGCCTGTCGCCGGACGGCAAGCAGGTGGCGTACGTGCGCGGGCACGACGTGTACCGGGTGGACCTGGGCACCAACCAGGAGAAGCGCGTCACGAAGGGCGGCACGGCGGAGAAGACGCACGGCCTGGCGGAGTTCGTCGCGCAGGAGGAGATGAGCCGCTTCTCCGGGTACTGGTGGAGCCCGGACGCGAAGTCCATCGCGTACACG from Corallococcus soli encodes:
- a CDS encoding DPP IV N-terminal domain-containing protein gives rise to the protein LYVVDRATGKSTEVKTGPGVIDPRLSPDGKQVAYVRGHDVYRVDLGTNQEKRVTKGGTAEKTHGLAEFVAQEEMSRFSGYWWSPDAKSIAYTESDTSEVEKLTIVDVMHPEKGGEVFPYPRPGKPNAKVRLGITPVTGGKTVWAQWDAQKYPYLATVKWDKGGPLTL